In the genome of Fusarium poae strain DAOMC 252244 chromosome 1, whole genome shotgun sequence, the window CGCACTGATGGAGCCTGCATCGACAGAGTGAACATGTATGCCAGTTGTTGGATATGCACAAAATCGGAGAACCTACCCCCTCCTACACCCGAGATGGATCGAGTCGGGGGTTGCGAGATCACATCATTGACTATTTGACCGCTGTGGCTGAAGAAAAGGGGAAGGAAGTTTAACGTTAGTACCTACGAAATATAGCAAtgattaaatataaaatcaGCAATTTTGCGCAGTCTGGCTCCTGTTCTTTATCGCtggaaaaaaaaaggaaatcgTCTTGTTTGAAATTGACGCAATCTTCGATAACTCAAAGGAAATTTTCTATACAGGTGCCCGCAGCCACAAACCTGCGCGACAAGTAATACTGCCAATAATATGCTTCCTTCATATACATACATTCAATCAGCCCTCTATCAACTTACGCCTTCCAGACTCGTCGAACGGCCTCGGTGATACCAACATCGTTGGTCTCAAACTCGTACAGTCCCACGCCGACAAGGACTGTAGCAATGTTGAGAAGCCAGTTGAAAGTCTTGCGGAGGCCAGGGTAGGTCCTTGAGGGAATGTAGTCGATGACGACCTGCTGGAAGCCCATGTGAGAATGAAGGAGGAGGACACTGCAGAGAATGGCGTCGAGGGTAGGGTTGAGAGAGCCAGCAGCAAAGGGAGCGACGGTCAAGGGGACGAGGCCGGCGGCGAGGAAACGCTCAAATGTCCAATGGTAAGAACCGTGGGTGGAGTTGGGCTCGGGAACGGGAGCAGGGTCGTTGACTGTGAGTGCGTGTCAGTTATCCAAAAAATATCATGTGAAGCCAGCCAAGCTGCGATGCGGCTTCTGAGTAAATCATTTCATACCTCCACCCTCAATGCGTTCTACAAATTATTGTCAGTAATAGTACATATATTTTGGAACGATGACACATACGAGGTCCGGGAGGGAGAATGGCAGATCGTCGAGTAGTGTTATGGAAAGCAGCAACGCCCTTGAGCTGAGTTCGGATGCTAGGCATGAAAGCGCTTCGGGTCGTAGGGACAGCAGCAGTGGCCAATCGAGAAGCCATAGCGGTCTGCCTAAGCAGAGAGGAACGCGCAATTGAGGCCATTTTGAAGTCTTTTGAGGATTCTTGTGGTGTTGTCGCGGCACTCAATTGGTGGCTGCTTCGAAGAGCTTTGGAGTAGTTAGAGTTGATGATGTATGGGATCCTTCAATTCAAACCGACCCGGAACTGAAGCAGCCTCATTGCCGAGGATCTCGAATTACATGTTTTGTGATTGGTTGGCTGCGCTCCGAAGGTTTCCCTGTGGTGTGGATACTCAAAGTTGTGAGAGGTCCAATCAACGTCTATCCTGTAGACTCTTGCGTGATTGGTCAacacttttttcttttggaaCATGGATCTCGTCTCGTCCGACGTCGCTTAGGGAATTTTTTGGTACTAGCATTCAAGCTATTCAGGCCCAGGTAGAATTTGTGAACGGATTGGAATTTCACATGTCGACATTCTTTTTATTCACCTGGAATTTCTTCATCACAACCTGAGCGCTTCGCTCTAACCATTAGCCATGGCAAGTCGGGCCCTCATCTCGAGACTGTCATCCACACGACCTACCATATATTCGACATGTCTTAGCGGACAACGGTCCCTCCAAATTCGATTCATTGCGACAACATACCTCAACAAGGTCGCAGAAGGTGaagcaagatggaaagaGAGAGCCGAAAAGATTGAGAAGGGAGAGATTCCTCATACATGGGATGTTCTTCAAGAGCGAGGATATATCAAGGATGTGGCAGGGTATGCGACACTCGACATAATGATCGAAGCACTATATCTAACTAATACTGCAGTACACCGGAGAAAATCAAGGAAATAATGCGTGTGAGGCGGATAGGCTCTTACGTCGGTATTGACCCTACTGCCGATTCAATGCACGTCGGCCACCTGCTACCAATGATGCCCATGTTCTGGATGTGGTTTCATGGCCATCCCGCTGTCACCTTGATCGGTGGCTCAACTGCCCGCATCGGCGATCCTACCGACCGACTTGAAAGCCGACAGATTCTTTCCAACGCCGACATCTCGAAGAACATCACCAAGATACACGTCCAATTGACTAGGATATGGAGTAACGTGCACAAATTGAAGGAAAAGTACGGCTATCCTAATGATTGGGCTGCCACTCATCGATTATTGAACAACAATATGTGGCTGGGAAACCTCACTCTCTATGACTTTGCAAAGAGGGTAGCCAGACATACGAGGATTGGACCGATGCTGGCTAGAGATACGTAAGTTCTTTCTTCACCTAATAGCAGATGTGCCATAGCCTAACCCAGTGCTCTAGTGTAAAGCGCAAGATGACTGAAGGTGATGGAATGTCACTGGGTGAATTTATGTACCCTCTCCTTCAAGGATGGGACTTTTGGCACATGTACAACAAACTCGGCATTCAGATGCAGATCGGAGGCTCTGACCAGTATGGAAACATCACCGCTGGTATTGATGCCCTCAAGACCATTCGAGAAACCGAAGAGGCTCCCCACCTGAAGATGCCGTCGACATGGGACCACGAGCCAGTCGGTTTCACTGTTCCTTTGTTGACTGATGCTTCTGGTGCCAAGTTTGGCAAAAGTGCAGGAAATGCTGTCTGGCTCGACGAGTTCAAGACAACGCCATTCGATTTGTACGGATACTTTGTCCGACGCTCAGATGACGAGGTGGAAAGACTTCTCAAACTATTTACCTTCATGCCTTTGGAGACAATCTCCACGATCATGGAGGAGCACCGAGCCAATCCCCAGGAACGAAAAGCGCAGCACGCCCTGGCTTTTGATTTTGTTTCACTCATCCACGGTTCAGAGAAGGCTGTGAAGGAAGCACAGCAACACCAATATCGCTTCGGTAAACTAAGTGGTATTGCCAAAGAACCTGCGCCCGAATCAGGTATTGTCACTCCTAACAATGCACCAAGAAGCGACATCAAGCTGCCCCGCTCTATTATGAACTTATCACCGGCCAAAATTCTTCATGCATGTGGTCTGGCTTCAAGTAGCAGCGAAGGTCAGCGCCTCCTTTCACAGCAAGGTGCTTATATTGCTGCCCAGCCTGGCCAGAAGAGAGGACTCGTCCCCGGAAACCTGTCCTGGACGCCCATGAAGGCTTGGTTCCCCGAAGAGACATCCAAGTTCCTTATCGATGAGCGCATGCTCATCATGCGAAAGGGCAAGCACAACGTGCGCATTGTCGAACTCATCGATGATGAGGAATTCAAAAAGAGCGGCGAGTTTTACGCTGGCCAGCCCGGCACGGGTCTTCTACGCAGGATGAAGGAGGAGCTTAAGAAAGAAATGGAGGCGGCCGGCGAGAACTTGTCGGACATGGAGATTACCAGGATGGCGGAGAGAAAAAAGGCCAGGCTTCGGGTTGTTAACAACCCAGACATTGAACTGCCCGATAAACGTGAGATACGCGATCGATACAGGGGGAGAGGATCAGATAAATAAGGAGGCTGCGTGCGATCGGCACACCTTTGCCTTGTAAGATAACACACTGTACTATATTGTAATCTGCATGATACCATAGAAACGATGTAGAATGATACAACTCATGGGCGTAACACGGTCGGTTCTAAATCTATCTGTAAAAGACCGCCAAATCACCCTTTGGAACCGGtagcttcttgagcttctccatAATGTCGCTGTCGGTCAAGTTTTGCTCTGTAATGATCTGGTCGAAATGATGGCAGCCATCTGTATACTTCTGCAGTGGATCTCCTCCAGGGATTGGCCGGCTCTGACCAGACGCCAGAGCAGCCAGATATTGCTTAGAGACGACAAACTTATGCACCCTGTATATACATCCTTTAATGACGCCGAATTGGACGAACCTGCGAACATCAACGAAGCGCAAGACCTCGAATCCTGAGTCTTGATGGCCCTTTAGCCATTCCATGACTGACTTGCCAGGAGTAAATGTCGACATGAGTTTGATAAGATGATAGTTGCTCACAAGTCCACGGCCATGAGAAACATACGAAGCACATT includes:
- a CDS encoding hypothetical protein (BUSCO:9123at5125), whose translation is MASRALISRLSSTRPTIYSTCLSGQRSLQIRFIATTYLNKVAEGEARWKERAEKIEKGEIPHTWDVLQERGYIKDVAGTPEKIKEIMRVRRIGSYVGIDPTADSMHVGHLLPMMPMFWMWFHGHPAVTLIGGSTARIGDPTDRLESRQILSNADISKNITKIHVQLTRIWSNVHKLKEKYGYPNDWAATHRLLNNNMWLGNLTLYDFAKRVARHTRIGPMLARDTVKRKMTEGDGMSLGEFMYPLLQGWDFWHMYNKLGIQMQIGGSDQYGNITAGIDALKTIRETEEAPHLKMPSTWDHEPVGFTVPLLTDASGAKFGKSAGNAVWLDEFKTTPFDLYGYFVRRSDDEVERLLKLFTFMPLETISTIMEEHRANPQERKAQHALAFDFVSLIHGSEKAVKEAQQHQYRFGKLSGIAKEPAPESGIVTPNNAPRSDIKLPRSIMNLSPAKILHACGLASSSSEGQRLLSQQGAYIAAQPGQKRGLVPGNLSWTPMKAWFPEETSKFLIDERMLIMRKGKHNVRIVELIDDEEFKKSGEFYAGQPGTGLLRRMKEELKKEMEAAGENLSDMEITRMAERKKARLRVVNNPDIELPDKREIRDRYRGRGSDK
- a CDS encoding hypothetical protein (BUSCO:51550at5125); amino-acid sequence: MASIARSSLLRQTAMASRLATAAVPTTRSAFMPSIRTQLKGVAAFHNTTRRSAILPPGPQRIEGGVNDPAPVPEPNSTHGSYHWTFERFLAAGLVPLTVAPFAAGSLNPTLDAILCSVLLLHSHMGFQQVVIDYIPSRTYPGLRKTFNWLLNIATVLVGVGLYEFETNDVGITEAVRRVWKA